TTGGCCGTCATGCCCTCCACCACCGGGCACCAGAAGACCATCAGCTTCTGCGCGTAGATCTCCTCCTCGCCCGCCGACACGCGCAGGACGAGCGGCATGCGGATGCCTCCCAGACCCTTGTAGGCGTCCTCCTCCAGCACGCGCTCCAGGAGCAGCTTGTCCCCCGCGACGCGCGCCGCGCCGGGGCGGATGGGCAGCGTCAGCTCGCCCGCGCTCGTGGTGCCCTCCGCGAGCAGCACGCGGTCCGCCTCGGTCGCGCACGTGCGGTCGTCCTGCGCCGCGCAGGCCCACAGTTGGTACTGGAGGGGGCGTCCCTCGCCGGCGGGATCCACCAGCAGCGCGCGGTACGTCACCTCCGCCGCGAGCTCGTCGAAGGCCTCCGGCGTCTGGTCGCAGGTGGAGGCGATGAGCTCGGGCTGCTCCGTGGAGACGCCGAGCACCCGGAGGTCGTGCACGTTCGACGGCTTGTCCTCGGGTTCGACGCAGGCGATGGCCGCCAGCCCCCACAGCAGCAAGACTCCGGTGTTGAGCAGGGCTTTCATGTCAGAAGCTTCCTTTCACGCCCACCACGGGGAGGATGGGGATGCCGGGCACCTCGTACTCGCGGCGCTGCCGGTAGTCATTGAACGTGAACTCGGTGTTCTCCGCGTTGTAGAGGTTCTGCACGTCGAGGTAGAGCCCCAGCGTCCAGCTCTGGAACTGCCAGCCCTTGTCCACCCGCACGTCCAGCTGGTGGAAGCCGCGCATGCGCGCGGACGCATAGGGACCGTACAGGCCGCTGAAGCGGTTGCGGTCCACCTGGTACTGGTCGAACGTGTGGTTGAGCGGCGTCGTGGGGCGGCCGGTGGTGTAGCGGAAGCGCCCGCCCAGCTCCCAGCCGTTGCCCAGGACGTAGTTGCTCACCAGCGTGAGGATGTGCGTCTGGTCGAAGGGGCTGAGGCCATACGCCGTATCGTCGCCGGTGGGACCGAAGCCGCCGCCGAAGCCGCCGTTCCCCTCCGGGAGCGGGCCCGCGCGTCCATCGAGCGACTGGCTGAAGGTGTACGACAGCCAGCCGGACCACTTGTCCGTCGCGGACGCGCGCTGCTTCTTGACCATCACCTCCAGGCCCAGGGCGCGGCCGATGCCGTCGTTGGAGTACGGCACCTGGAACACGCCTCCGCCCGGCAGGGAGACGAGCTGTCCGGGCGCCACGATGTTGCTGAAGCGCCGGTTGAAGAAGCCCGTCACGTCGACGTTGAACACGTCGGTCAGCCGGTGCTCCACGCCCAGGCTGCTCTGGAACGCGCGCTGGTAGGAGAGGTCCGGGTTGCCGTACGGCAGGGTGATGAAGCGGAACGTCTCACCCGGCTGGCTGTAGAGGCCGAGCGAGCCCTTGAGCTGGGTGCGCTCGGTGGCGTTGAAGGCCACCCACAGCCGGGGATCCAACGCCACGTTCCGGGCGTCGCCCGCGCGCTGGTAGTTGGCGCGCACGCCGGGGGTGAAGATGAACTTCCCCACCTTCAGGTCCGCCTCCACGAAGAGCGCACCGTCGAACGAGCCCAGGCCGATGTGCTCCACCAGCAGCTCGCCCACGGACTCGGCGCCGGGGAAGGCCACGTACTCGAAGTTCTCCGGCGCGGGGAACTGCACGTCGAAGGACTGGTGCTCGTAGATGAGGTCCAGGCCGGTGCGCACGGTGAGGTTGGAGGACAGCTCCAGGCCCAGCACCTCGCGCGCGCCCACCGTGTAGCCCACGCCGTCCTGCTTCGCGGCGCCGAAGCTGAAGCTGGTGCCGTCGTAGCCCACGTACGGCGTGAAGACAGACGTGAGGTTGCCCTTGCGGTAGGTCCAGTCGCCCTTGATGCGGTGGAAGAGGGTGTGCGTGTCGACCGTCAGGTCGCGCTCCGTCTCCGGGCCGCCGGTCACCAGGCGCAGCTGGTCGTCACTGCCGAAGGCCATGACGTAGCCGGTGCTGCGTCCGCTGCCCGCCAGGGCCCGGGCCTCCTCCTCCGAACGGGCATCCCGCTTCGCGCCGAAGTCCACGCGCAGCTGGTAGTCCCAGTACTTGGGGACGACGGACAGCGTGCTGCCTTCATCCTTGGGGAGGACGGCGGGGAGGATCGTGTCGATGTACGAGCGCCGCGCGGCGGCGGCCACGCTGATGCCGTCCGTGATGGGGGCTTCCAGGAAGAAGCCCGCGTCCAGCAGGTCCACCTTCACCGAGCCATGGAACGTGTCGGCGGCGCCCTTGCGCGTGCCGACCTCCACGATGCCGCCCACCGCGCGGCCGTACTGGCTGCCGTAGCCGCCCGGGAAGAAGTCGAGCTGGTCGATGAACTCGGCGTTCACCACCGAGGGCCCGCCGAGCAGGTGGAAGAGGAGGGGGATGCCGACCCCGTCCATCATCGTCGCCGTCTGACCGGGGTTGGAGCCGCGCACCAGGAGCTGGCCGGAGATGAAGGGCGCGCGCGCCACGCCCGGCAGGGTCTGGATGACGCGGATGGGGTCGCCGAAGGTGCCCGGCGTGCGCTGCGCCTCCTGGCGCGTGATGGTCCGGCGCACGACCTCCTTCTTCGGCCGCTCGGAGCGCACCACCGTCTCCAGCGCGCCGCCGGTGGGGGCGAGGAAGAAGTTCACCTCCGTCGTCTCGTCCTCCTGGAGCACCTCCTTCGTCTGGTAGAGCTGGTAGCCGGACGCCACCACGCGCACCGCGCACTCGCCAGGGGCCACGTCGAGGGAGAAGCGGCCGTCCGCATCGGAGAGGGCCTCGGGCGCCTCCGGGTCGTCACCGCAGCGGACCGTGGCTCCCGCCACGCGCGAGCGGCTGCCGCGCGAAATCAACTGGCCCTTGAGCGTGGCCTTCCTCGCCACCGGGGCCTGGTCCGGTTTGGGGGCCTCCTCGGGAGGGGCGTTGAGGGTGAAGTGGTAGATGTATTCCACCTGCACCGGCGCGGGCACACCGTCCACCTCCGCGGGGGAGAAGCGGAACTGGCGCACGGCCGCGATGGCCGCCTCGTCGAAGCCATGGCCCGCGGGCTCCGTGGGCAACACGTCCGACACGGAGCCATCCGCGGCGATGGTGATGATGAGGCGAACGGAGGCGGTGAGCTCCTCTGCGAGCGCTTCGGGAGGGTAGAGGGCCTCCACCTGCTGGAGCAGCTCTGGAGGTTTGGTGATGACGGGCTGGGCCTGCGCGGGCGGGGCCGCTTCCGCGGGCGGCGTGCCATCCTGCGGTGCCTGTGCCAGCGCCGGAGGCGTCAGCAGGAGCGAGGCCGCGGCGAGCGCGCTTCGGGCGTTCAGGTTCAGGGACATGGGGCGCGGAGCATACGGGATGAGGCCCCGGGTTCCGCATGGCTGAAGAACCTACGGAATTGAATGTCACCGGTAACGTGCCCCTCAATTCCGCTGGGAGAAGGGACGTGCCCAGAGCACATCCCAGGTCCAGTCCGGGAAGGATTGCCTGGGCGTGGTGATTCGCACCCGCACCTGGGATGCGGCGACCTGGGCGCCCTGTCGTCGCGCCTCTTCGAACAGCTGGGTGCGCAGGCCATGCCCGTCCACATGGCTCGTGAACAGCAGGCCCGACTCCCCCACGGGCTCGGGCGGGGCGAGGGCGGGGTCGGCGGGTTTGAGCCCCCAGGCTTCCAGGACGTCCGGATACACCTCATCCAGGTCCACCAGTTCGACACGGACGCCCCGGGCCCCGCAGGGACAATCCCAGCCGGCATCGCCGTGCAGCATGCCCGAGGCAAGTGTCCGTGCGCGCGCGAGTGCGCCGCACAGGCCACACTTCACCGGAGGCATGTCGCCCACCCGCTGGCCCTGTTCATCGAAGAGGAGATGGAGCGCTTCCGTGGGTTCGGGCTTCAAGTCGGGCACGCTCAGAGCATGGGGGAGAAAGGCTTCTTGAGGGTCAGCGTGAGGCCAATCTCCCTCCCATACGGCAGTCGCCCCGACGCGTCCCGGCCGTCCTGGAAGGGGAGGCTGAAGCGGACGCCCACGGAGCCGTAGACGAAGCCGAGGAACGGCGACAGGTGGAGTGAAGTCGTGGGCCGGTGGGCCGTCGTCCCTGTCTCGTGGGCCACGCCCGTCTCCAGTCCGAAGAGCAGGAAGGTGCCCTGGACTCCGCCGCACAGCCGCGCGTGATTCCCATCCATCCACTGGCCCTGAGCGAAGACGCCCACGGCGCCCGACCTGAAGGAGCGCATGCTGTTGTTGTGCATCGCCACGTTGAGCGTGGACTCCAGGCCCACGCCCCAGGCGGTGTCTTCCTGGCGGCGGCTCATGCTCAGCAGCGGACCCACCGTGAACCAGGGTTGCGGCGAGCCGTCGTCAGTGGCAGCGGCCGGGATGACCAGGGCGAGCAGGGCAAGGGCGTTCATCGCGCCAGGATACGTGGGAGCCCCTCCTCGTCCGGGCTCCCCCTCCAGACACTGTCCATGCATGCGGAGGCATGACGCTCTTCCCCATGGCGCCCACCCTGGAAGACGTCGTCTCCAGGGGGAGCGTGGCGGCTACCGGGGGATGAGGATCACATCCTCGTCCTGTTCCAGCCGGTACGTTCCGTCAGGTTGCAGGCAACGCTCGGCATGGGCACGGATTCGCGCATCGAGCCTTCGCGCCTCATCTGGGGTCAGGGCCGCCAGTTGCGCGGCCGTGAAACACCCCTCCAGCACGAGGAAGCGGCAGAGCGTGTACATCTCGTCGAAGGTCTTCGCGGCGAACCCGCTCATCGTCGCGATCGACTCGTGGGGCAAACCCTTGCGCTGCAATTCAGCGGCGACCTCTTCGCTGAAGTGCAGGGAGTCCGAGAACTCCCGGCACATCGCATGGGTCGGCCCCCGGGCGGCGGCCATCACAATCAGACAGCTTCCGCCGGGCCGCACGAAGCCAAGCAGTCTGTCAATGAAGCCTCCCCACTCGGAAACAGGCACGTGATACAGGACGTGCGAGCAGACGACCAGGTCGTATCTGTCATTGGAGACATACCGCTCCAGGGAGACAGGGAGGACCGTCGCCTTCTCATGATGGAAGCCGGAGCTCTGCTCGGGGTGGGGCTCCAGCAGGGTGAGCGAGTCGAAATGCGGCGCGAGCCGTTCCGCGACCTTGCCGGCCCCCGCCCCGACATCCAGCAGGGTGGGGTGCTCGGGGAGACCTGGGAACAGCCGCTCCGTGACGATGTGGTGGATGTTCGTCGGATGCCTTGCGGACGCCGCGAGAATGCGAAACGCCGTGGCGTACTCCTGCGGTGACATCGTGATGGCCATGATTCCCCCGGTGTCGGGACGACTGCCGGGGGAACGCTACCATTTCAGGAAGATCGCTTCTGGGAACGCGCCCGGGTCGGCTCGGGGGCCTTCACAGCGGCAGCCTTCGACGCGCTGCCGACGAACTCCGCCAGGTGCTTGCCGGTCAGCGTCGACTTCGCCGCGACCAGGTCCGCCGGGATGCCTTCGAACACGATGCGTCCGCCGTCGTGGCCCGCCCCCGGCCCCAGGTCGATGATCCAGTCCGCGTGCGCCATCACCGCCTGGTTGTGCTCGATCACGATGACGGACTTCCCAGCGTCCACCAGCCGGTCCAACAGCCCGAGCAACTGCTGAAGGTCAGCCAGGTGCAGGCCAGTGGTCGGCTCATCGAGCACGTAGATGCCGCCTTCGTCCCCCATGTGCGTCGCGAGCTTGAGCCGCTGCCGCTCGCCACCCGACAGCGTGGTGAGCGGCTGGCCGAGCCGGAGGTAGCCGAGACCCACGTCGGCCATGCGCTGGAGGATGGCCGACGCGGCCGGCGTCTGCGCCTTGCCTGAGCCGAAGAAGGCGACCGCGTCCTTCACGGGCAGGTCGAGCACCTGGGCGATGTTGAGCCCACCGAGCTTGTACTCCAGCACCGACGCCTGGAACCGCCGGCCTTCGCAGTCCTCGCAGACCGTGGTGACGCCGGCCATCATCGCCAGGTCGGTGTAGATGACGCCCGCGCCGTTGCAGGTCGGGCAGGCGCCCTCGGAGTTGGCGCTGAACAGCGCGGGCTTCACGCCGTTGGCCTTCGCGAAGGCCTTGCGGATCGGCTCCAGCAGGTCGGTGTACGTCGCGGGGTTGCTGCGCCGCGAGCCGCGAATCGGGGCCTGGTCGATGGACACCACCCCGTCCCGGGTGCCCACCGAGCCGTGGATCAGCGAGCTCTTGCCCGACCCGGCCACGCCCGTCACCACCACCAGCACGCCGAGCGGGATGTCGACGTCGACCTTCTTCAGGTTGTGCGTGTTGGCGCCGCGCACCTTCAAGACGCCAAAGGACTTGCGCACGGACGGCTTCAGGGCGACCCGGTCGCTCAGGTGGCGCCCGGTGAGCGTGTCGCTGGCGCGGAGGGCTTCGACGGTGCCTTCGAAGACGATTTCGCCGCCAGCGGTGCCGGCGCCGGGGCCCAGGTCGACGACGTGGTCGGCGATCGCGATCATCTCCGGCTTGTGCTCGACCACGAGCACGGTGTTGCCCTTGTCGCGCAGGCGCAGCAGCAGCTCGTTCATCCGCTGGATGTCGTGCGGGTGCAGGCCAACCGTCGGCTCGTCGAAGACGTAGGTCACGTCGGTGAGCGAGGACCCGAGGTGGCGGATCATCTTGGTGCGCTGCGCCTCACCGCCCGACAGCGTGCCGGCGGGCCGGTCGAGGCTGAGATAGCCCAGGCCGATCTCCACGAACGATTCGAGCGTGTGCCGCAGCGACGCCAGCAGCGGAGCGACGGACGGCGAGTCCAGGCCGCGCACCCACTCGGCCAGATCGCTGATCTGCATCGCGCAGGCGTCGGCGATGTTGATGCCCTTGATCTTGGAGGACCGGGCGGCCTCGCTGAGCCGGGTGCCCTTGCATTCGGGGCAGGCGGTGAAGGTGACCGCGCGCTCCACGAAGGCACGGATGTGCGGCTGCATGGCGTCCACGTCCTTGGACAGGAACGACTTCTGGATCCTCGGGATGAGCCCCTCGTAGGTGAGGTTCATCTTCTCGACCTTCACCTTGGTCGGTTCCTTGTGGAGGAAGTCGTGAAGCTCCTGCCGGGTGTACTTGCGGATCGGCTTGTCCGGGTCGAGGAATCCCGAGGCCCCGAAGATGCGCACGAGCCAGCCGTCCGCGGTGTAGCCGGGGATGGTGATGGCGCCCTCGTTGAGCGACTTGCTGTCGTCATAGAGCTGGGTCAGATCGATGTCGCTGACCTGCCCCATGCCCTCGCACTTGGGACACATGCCGCCGGTGACGTTGAAGACCTTCTTCTCGGTCTTGCTGCCCTCGCCCTTCTCGACGGTCATCTCGCCGGTGGCGCGGACCGACGGGACGTTGAAGGAGAAGGCGTTGGACGAACCGATGTGCGGCTTGCCCAGGCGGCTGAACAGCACGCGCAGCATGGCGTTGGCGTCCGTCGCGGTGCCGACCGTCGAGCGGGAGTTGGCGCCCATGCGCTCCTGGTCGACGATGATGGCGGTGGTCAGGCCTTCCAGGACATCGACCTCGGGGCGGCCCAGCGTGGGCATGAAGCCCTGGACGAACGCGCTGTAGGTCTCGTTGATCAACCGCTGCGACTCCGCGGCGATGGTGCCGAAGACGAGCGAAGACTTGCCGGAGCCGGAGACGCCGGTGAAGACGGTGAGCCGCCGCTTGGGCAGTTCCACGCTGACGTCCTTGAGGTTGTTCTCGCGAGCCCCCTGGACGCGGATCAGGTCATGGCTGTCCGCGGGATTCGAACGGCGCTGCGAGGCGGTCTTGTCGGAGGAGGTCATGGGTCCATTGTCTCCAGCAGTTGTTCGAGGCGGTCGACGTGCTCGGACCAGAACGCGCGGTGGTGCGCGAGCCAGTCGATGAGCGGCTTCATTCCGCGTGGATCGTCCCGGTATAGCTCAGCCCTATCTGTCCGCCACGGCCAGGACGAAGCGCGCGTAGCCCAGCTCCGCCGCGTTCTTCATCAGCTCCAGGTTCACCCACGCGACGATGTCCGCGAAGGGCCTGCCCTCCAGGGGCCACCGCGTGCGCTTCGTCGAGTGCAACTCGGCGTCGTCCAGTCCCATGACGGCGCCGCGCCACTGGTCGTGCAGGCATGTGATCCAGGCCTGGACGCCCTCGGCGGTTCCGGGCCAGTGCACGTCCTCGCGCTTCCGCGCACCCGCGCCAAACGAGTGGTCGTGCACCATCGACCACCAGAAGCCCATGTGCCACGTCAGCCAGGCGATGGATGCGGGCCCGATGTCATAGGCCTCCGACTCCGGCCACTCGGCGCGCCAGACGCCGTCCTGGCCTTGCTCCACGTGCAGCCCCTTGCGCGCGGGCCTCAGGAGGCACTCCCGCGTCGTCAGCCCATTGAGATGGTATTGGGTGAGCGCCCAGGCCGTGTCGAGTTGCGTCAACAACACGCTTCGCAGGCTGCTGTTCTCCTGAGAGTCCATGGGGAGAGCCTTTCATGTAGGATCGCGCTTCACGCTAGAAATAGGAGAGATGCCCGATGAAGCGTCTGCTGATTTCTTCCCTGGCGGTCTTTTCACTCCAATTGGCGGGATGTGGCGCTGGACTGGAGGAGGGCGAAACCCAGACTCCTCCCACGCCGACCGTGGATGACGCGACCCAACTGGGCCCCATTGGCGGCCTCCAGTATGGAACGCACGTGAGCTACTACACCGACAGCTCCAAGACGGTGCTGGTGGGCGAACGCGAATGGGGCTGCCCGCCTTCGACCTAC
The sequence above is drawn from the Corallococcus sp. NCRR genome and encodes:
- a CDS encoding TonB-dependent receptor, with the translated sequence MSLNLNARSALAAASLLLTPPALAQAPQDGTPPAEAAPPAQAQPVITKPPELLQQVEALYPPEALAEELTASVRLIITIAADGSVSDVLPTEPAGHGFDEAAIAAVRQFRFSPAEVDGVPAPVQVEYIYHFTLNAPPEEAPKPDQAPVARKATLKGQLISRGSRSRVAGATVRCGDDPEAPEALSDADGRFSLDVAPGECAVRVVASGYQLYQTKEVLQEDETTEVNFFLAPTGGALETVVRSERPKKEVVRRTITRQEAQRTPGTFGDPIRVIQTLPGVARAPFISGQLLVRGSNPGQTATMMDGVGIPLLFHLLGGPSVVNAEFIDQLDFFPGGYGSQYGRAVGGIVEVGTRKGAADTFHGSVKVDLLDAGFFLEAPITDGISVAAAARRSYIDTILPAVLPKDEGSTLSVVPKYWDYQLRVDFGAKRDARSEEEARALAGSGRSTGYVMAFGSDDQLRLVTGGPETERDLTVDTHTLFHRIKGDWTYRKGNLTSVFTPYVGYDGTSFSFGAAKQDGVGYTVGAREVLGLELSSNLTVRTGLDLIYEHQSFDVQFPAPENFEYVAFPGAESVGELLVEHIGLGSFDGALFVEADLKVGKFIFTPGVRANYQRAGDARNVALDPRLWVAFNATERTQLKGSLGLYSQPGETFRFITLPYGNPDLSYQRAFQSSLGVEHRLTDVFNVDVTGFFNRRFSNIVAPGQLVSLPGGGVFQVPYSNDGIGRALGLEVMVKKQRASATDKWSGWLSYTFSQSLDGRAGPLPEGNGGFGGGFGPTGDDTAYGLSPFDQTHILTLVSNYVLGNGWELGGRFRYTTGRPTTPLNHTFDQYQVDRNRFSGLYGPYASARMRGFHQLDVRVDKGWQFQSWTLGLYLDVQNLYNAENTEFTFNDYRQRREYEVPGIPILPVVGVKGSF
- a CDS encoding class I SAM-dependent methyltransferase, with the protein product MAITMSPQEYATAFRILAASARHPTNIHHIVTERLFPGLPEHPTLLDVGAGAGKVAERLAPHFDSLTLLEPHPEQSSGFHHEKATVLPVSLERYVSNDRYDLVVCSHVLYHVPVSEWGGFIDRLLGFVRPGGSCLIVMAAARGPTHAMCREFSDSLHFSEEVAAELQRKGLPHESIATMSGFAAKTFDEMYTLCRFLVLEGCFTAAQLAALTPDEARRLDARIRAHAERCLQPDGTYRLEQDEDVILIPR
- a CDS encoding ATP-binding cassette domain-containing protein; the protein is MTSSDKTASQRRSNPADSHDLIRVQGARENNLKDVSVELPKRRLTVFTGVSGSGKSSLVFGTIAAESQRLINETYSAFVQGFMPTLGRPEVDVLEGLTTAIIVDQERMGANSRSTVGTATDANAMLRVLFSRLGKPHIGSSNAFSFNVPSVRATGEMTVEKGEGSKTEKKVFNVTGGMCPKCEGMGQVSDIDLTQLYDDSKSLNEGAITIPGYTADGWLVRIFGASGFLDPDKPIRKYTRQELHDFLHKEPTKVKVEKMNLTYEGLIPRIQKSFLSKDVDAMQPHIRAFVERAVTFTACPECKGTRLSEAARSSKIKGINIADACAMQISDLAEWVRGLDSPSVAPLLASLRHTLESFVEIGLGYLSLDRPAGTLSGGEAQRTKMIRHLGSSLTDVTYVFDEPTVGLHPHDIQRMNELLLRLRDKGNTVLVVEHKPEMIAIADHVVDLGPGAGTAGGEIVFEGTVEALRASDTLTGRHLSDRVALKPSVRKSFGVLKVRGANTHNLKKVDVDIPLGVLVVVTGVAGSGKSSLIHGSVGTRDGVVSIDQAPIRGSRRSNPATYTDLLEPIRKAFAKANGVKPALFSANSEGACPTCNGAGVIYTDLAMMAGVTTVCEDCEGRRFQASVLEYKLGGLNIAQVLDLPVKDAVAFFGSGKAQTPAASAILQRMADVGLGYLRLGQPLTTLSGGERQRLKLATHMGDEGGIYVLDEPTTGLHLADLQQLLGLLDRLVDAGKSVIVIEHNQAVMAHADWIIDLGPGAGHDGGRIVFEGIPADLVAAKSTLTGKHLAEFVGSASKAAAVKAPEPTRARSQKRSS
- a CDS encoding DinB family protein — protein: MDSQENSSLRSVLLTQLDTAWALTQYHLNGLTTRECLLRPARKGLHVEQGQDGVWRAEWPESEAYDIGPASIAWLTWHMGFWWSMVHDHSFGAGARKREDVHWPGTAEGVQAWITCLHDQWRGAVMGLDDAELHSTKRTRWPLEGRPFADIVAWVNLELMKNAAELGYARFVLAVADR